A single region of the Acinetobacter sp. WCHA45 genome encodes:
- a CDS encoding type 1 glutamine amidotransferase domain-containing protein, whose protein sequence is MKILIVLTSHDQLGNTGKKTGFWLEELAAPYYTFIDSGAEVTLASPQGGQPPLDPKSNLAEAQTETTHRFEADSTAMQALAQTHKLSEISVADYDAVFYPGGHGPLWDLAEDPISISLIEQAIQSGKPVAAVCHAPGVLRHVKTSDGKPLVSGKSVTGFTNTEEDAVGLTEIVPFLVEDMLKENGGHYSKVDDWQVHVQVDGLLVTGQNPASSAATASALLQLLK, encoded by the coding sequence ATGAAAATTTTAATCGTTTTAACCTCACATGATCAGCTTGGTAATACTGGTAAGAAAACAGGTTTCTGGCTAGAAGAACTTGCTGCACCGTATTACACCTTCATTGACTCTGGTGCTGAAGTTACCCTGGCGTCGCCTCAAGGTGGGCAGCCACCACTAGATCCGAAAAGTAATTTAGCAGAAGCACAAACTGAAACCACTCATCGTTTTGAAGCTGATTCAACTGCAATGCAAGCATTGGCACAGACGCATAAACTTAGCGAAATCTCTGTAGCTGATTATGATGCAGTCTTTTATCCAGGCGGTCATGGCCCATTGTGGGATTTAGCAGAAGATCCGATCTCAATTTCTCTGATTGAACAGGCGATTCAGTCTGGCAAACCTGTTGCAGCAGTGTGTCACGCCCCAGGTGTTCTTCGTCATGTAAAAACCAGTGATGGCAAGCCTTTAGTTAGCGGTAAATCTGTGACTGGCTTCACCAATACTGAAGAAGATGCGGTAGGTTTGACTGAAATTGTACCATTTTTAGTTGAAGACATGCTTAAAGAAAACGGTGGTCATTATTCTAAAGTAGATGATTGGCAAGTACATGTTCAAGTAGATGGCTTGCTGGTTACTGGACAAAATCCAGCATCTTCTGCTGCAACTGCCTCAGCATTACTTCAATTGTTGAAATAA
- the fghA gene encoding S-formylglutathione hydrolase — protein MEIIEKHASFGGSQEVYRHQSTALNCSMKFSIYLPPHDKDERLPVLYWLSGLTCNEQNFITKAGAQKYAAEHKVIIVAPDTSPRGEDVPDHADYDLGQGAGFYVNAIQAPWSQHFKMYDYIVEELRNLIDLNFPTNQVQSIMGHSMGGHGALVIGLKNPELYKSISAFAPIVAPSQVPWGKKAFTHYLGETETLWKSYDAIELIKNAEVHLPILVDQGTADDFLEEQLRPKLLSDICLEQEYPLTLNLREGYDHSYYFIASFIEKHIEFHSKFLAKELS, from the coding sequence ATGGAAATAATTGAGAAACATGCTTCTTTTGGTGGATCGCAAGAAGTGTATCGCCATCAGTCAACAGCATTAAATTGTTCAATGAAATTCTCAATATATCTGCCACCTCATGACAAAGATGAGCGGTTGCCAGTTTTATATTGGTTATCAGGACTGACTTGCAACGAACAGAACTTTATTACTAAAGCCGGAGCACAAAAGTATGCGGCTGAACATAAAGTCATTATTGTTGCACCAGATACCAGCCCACGTGGAGAGGATGTACCAGATCATGCAGATTATGATTTAGGCCAAGGCGCAGGATTCTATGTAAATGCAATACAAGCACCCTGGTCACAGCATTTCAAAATGTATGATTATATTGTGGAAGAGCTCAGAAATCTGATTGACCTGAATTTTCCGACCAATCAAGTCCAAAGTATTATGGGGCATAGCATGGGTGGTCATGGTGCATTAGTAATTGGGTTAAAAAATCCTGAGCTGTATAAAAGTATTTCTGCTTTTGCACCAATTGTTGCACCTAGCCAAGTACCTTGGGGGAAAAAGGCTTTTACACACTACTTAGGTGAAACCGAAACTTTATGGAAAAGCTATGATGCGATTGAATTAATCAAAAACGCTGAAGTTCATTTACCTATTTTAGTCGATCAGGGAACAGCTGATGATTTTCTTGAAGAACAGTTAAGGCCTAAGCTTCTGAGTGATATTTGTTTGGAACAAGAATATCCTCTTACACTTAACCTAAGAGAAGGGTATGACCATAGCTATTACTTCATTGCGAGCTTTATAGAGAAACATATAGAGTTTCACAGCAAATTCCTAGCAAAAGAACTTTCATAG
- a CDS encoding putative quinol monooxygenase codes for MTISVIANIKAKSDQKETLEALLKSVIEPTLQEEGCLKYELYISENDSSRYFFLEEWRSREDLDIHLASDYIQSLFGNIQSLIESSDIVEIKKI; via the coding sequence ATGACTATTTCAGTAATTGCGAACATTAAGGCAAAATCAGATCAAAAAGAGACGTTAGAAGCGCTTTTAAAAAGTGTAATAGAGCCTACGCTTCAAGAAGAAGGATGCTTGAAATATGAGCTTTATATTAGCGAAAATGACTCGAGTAGATATTTCTTCTTAGAAGAATGGCGTAGCAGAGAGGATTTAGATATCCATCTAGCCTCTGATTATATTCAAAGTTTATTTGGTAATATCCAATCGCTCATTGAATCAAGTGATATTGTAGAAATCAAAAAAATATAG
- a CDS encoding zinc-binding alcohol dehydrogenase family protein, which translates to MKAVSYVINHHDDFKNSLVDIEKAKPTLKERDVLVKVQAISVNPVDTKVRKNSSEANNRILGWDAVGEIIEVGSKVTSFKVGDSVWYAGDLTRNGSNAEFQAVDERIISLKPITVSNAEAAALPLTAITAWEMLFDRFQISETEVGSILIIGGAGGVGSIAIQLLKAKTNLTVIATASREETKSWVESLGADHVIDHSKDLNEQIEALGIEKPKYVFSTNHTETYTKQIVSLIAPQGKLGLIDDPQTFDIMPFKTKSISIHWELMFTRSMYETDDIEKQGELLQQVAQLVDQQKIRSTLNQNLGKINAANLEKAHKLLESGKSKGKIVLENF; encoded by the coding sequence ATGAAAGCCGTATCGTATGTTATCAATCACCATGATGATTTTAAAAATTCATTGGTAGATATTGAAAAAGCGAAGCCTACGCTTAAGGAGCGTGATGTACTGGTAAAAGTTCAGGCAATCTCTGTGAATCCAGTGGATACCAAAGTGAGAAAAAATTCGTCTGAAGCAAATAATCGTATTTTAGGTTGGGATGCCGTTGGGGAAATTATTGAAGTTGGCTCAAAAGTTACCTCTTTTAAAGTAGGAGATTCTGTTTGGTATGCTGGTGATTTAACCCGAAATGGTAGTAATGCTGAGTTTCAAGCAGTCGATGAACGAATTATCAGTCTTAAACCAATTACAGTATCTAATGCAGAAGCAGCAGCATTGCCATTAACTGCTATCACGGCATGGGAAATGCTGTTTGATCGGTTTCAAATTTCAGAAACAGAAGTTGGCAGTATTTTAATTATTGGCGGTGCAGGTGGTGTAGGATCAATCGCTATCCAACTCCTAAAAGCAAAAACAAATCTGACCGTTATAGCAACAGCTTCACGTGAAGAAACGAAATCTTGGGTGGAATCACTTGGTGCCGACCATGTCATCGACCATAGCAAAGATTTAAACGAACAAATCGAAGCACTAGGTATTGAAAAACCAAAATACGTATTCTCTACAAATCATACAGAAACATATACCAAGCAAATAGTTTCTCTGATTGCACCACAAGGCAAGCTTGGATTGATCGATGATCCACAAACATTTGATATTATGCCGTTTAAGACTAAATCTATTTCTATCCATTGGGAGCTGATGTTCACCCGTTCAATGTATGAAACTGATGATATTGAAAAACAAGGTGAACTGTTGCAACAGGTTGCCCAATTAGTTGACCAGCAAAAAATTAGAAGTACCCTCAACCAAAATCTAGGCAAAATTAACGCTGCAAACTTGGAGAAGGCGCATAAGTTGCTTGAATCAGGTAAGTCAAAAGGCAAAATTGTACTAGAAAACTTCTAA
- a CDS encoding 1-acyl-sn-glycerol-3-phosphate acyltransferase gives MKKFLGKSIFKATGWQYNVDPKLLEKKQVIIGFEHTSNLDTILSLALFEILELKIHILIKKELFKGPLKPILEKLGGIPVDRKANKDIVTQMVDLFNQNDNFNLVIAPEATRAKDGEARKPIRTGFWHIAKAANVPIILMYANARTKQGGILGKIHPTDLQQDLEKIKALYTEYDIDVKIN, from the coding sequence ATGAAAAAATTTTTAGGAAAATCTATTTTTAAAGCAACAGGTTGGCAATACAATGTTGATCCAAAACTTCTAGAAAAAAAACAAGTTATTATTGGATTCGAGCATACATCAAACCTAGATACCATCCTTTCTCTGGCTTTATTTGAAATTTTAGAATTAAAAATACATATACTGATAAAAAAAGAACTATTCAAAGGCCCTCTCAAGCCTATTTTAGAAAAACTTGGTGGTATTCCTGTTGATCGCAAAGCCAACAAAGATATCGTGACTCAAATGGTTGATCTATTTAATCAAAATGATAATTTTAATTTGGTTATAGCTCCTGAAGCGACACGAGCAAAAGATGGTGAAGCGCGAAAACCCATTCGCACTGGTTTTTGGCATATTGCAAAAGCAGCCAACGTACCGATCATCTTGATGTATGCAAATGCTCGAACTAAACAAGGTGGCATTTTAGGTAAAATTCACCCTACTGATCTACAACAAGATTTAGAAAAAATCAAAGCACTATATACCGAATATGATATTGATGTAAAAATTAACTAA
- a CDS encoding SDR family oxidoreductase, which translates to MNNIENKVVVITGASSGLGEATARLLAKKGAKVVLGARRTEKLEAIVHDIRAEGGQAEFIGMDITKPHEVQALIEKALSAFGQIDVMVNNAGLMSIAPLSELKVDEWDRMIDINIKGVLYGIAATLPVFQKQNFGHFINLASVAGIKVFSPGGTVYSGTKFAVRAISEGLRHEVGGTIRTTTIEPGAVESELKFGSSHKESSEFVTDFYKQAIPADSVARAIAYAIEQPADVDINEIVLRPTSQEF; encoded by the coding sequence ATGAATAATATAGAAAATAAAGTTGTTGTGATCACTGGTGCAAGTAGTGGTTTAGGTGAAGCTACTGCTCGCTTACTTGCTAAAAAAGGTGCAAAAGTTGTACTTGGTGCTAGACGTACTGAAAAATTAGAGGCTATTGTTCACGACATTCGTGCTGAAGGTGGTCAAGCTGAATTTATTGGTATGGATATAACCAAACCACATGAAGTACAAGCACTTATTGAAAAGGCATTAAGCGCATTTGGTCAAATCGATGTAATGGTAAACAATGCTGGATTAATGTCTATTGCACCATTAAGTGAGCTAAAAGTTGATGAATGGGATCGTATGATCGACATTAATATTAAAGGTGTTCTTTATGGTATAGCAGCGACACTACCTGTTTTCCAAAAACAAAACTTTGGACACTTTATTAATCTCGCATCTGTTGCAGGGATAAAAGTATTTAGTCCAGGAGGTACTGTTTATAGCGGTACTAAGTTTGCTGTAAGAGCCATCTCTGAAGGACTTCGTCATGAAGTTGGGGGAACAATTAGAACGACGACTATTGAGCCTGGTGCAGTTGAGTCAGAACTAAAATTCGGTTCTTCTCATAAAGAAAGTTCAGAGTTTGTTACTGATTTCTACAAACAAGCCATACCAGCTGACTCAGTCGCTCGAGCAATTGCTTATGCAATTGAACAGCCTGCGGATGTAGATATTAATGAAATTGTTTTACGCCCAACGAGCCAAGAGTTTTAA
- a CDS encoding S-(hydroxymethyl)glutathione dehydrogenase/class III alcohol dehydrogenase: MKSRAAVAFGPGQPLQIVEVDVAPPKKGEVLIKISHTGVCHTDAFTLSGDDPEGVFPAILGHEGAGVVVEVGEGVTSVKPGDHVIPLYTAECGECVFCKSGKSNLCISVRETQGRGVMPDGTTRFSYNGQPIYHYMGCSTFSEYTVVAEVSLAKINPEANHEHVCLLGCGVTTGIGAVHNTAKVQEGDSVAVFGLGGIGLAVVQAARQAKAGRIIVVDTNPDKFALAKEFGATDFLNPKDYDKPIQQVIVEMTGWGVDHSFECIGNVNVMRAALESAHRGWGQSVIIGVAGAGQEISTRPFQLVTGRKWLGSAFGGVKGRTQLPGMVEDAMKGKIQLEPFVTHTMGLDQINKAFDLMHEGKSIRTVIHYE, translated from the coding sequence ATGAAGTCACGTGCTGCCGTTGCGTTTGGTCCTGGTCAACCTCTTCAAATTGTTGAAGTTGATGTTGCACCACCGAAGAAAGGTGAAGTATTAATCAAGATCTCCCATACCGGTGTGTGTCATACAGACGCATTTACTTTATCTGGCGATGATCCTGAAGGTGTTTTTCCGGCTATTCTCGGGCATGAAGGTGCTGGTGTCGTAGTTGAGGTTGGTGAAGGCGTGACTAGCGTCAAACCAGGTGATCATGTAATTCCACTTTACACCGCTGAATGTGGCGAGTGCGTATTCTGTAAATCTGGAAAATCGAACTTGTGTATTTCCGTTCGCGAAACTCAAGGTAGAGGCGTAATGCCAGATGGCACCACTCGTTTTTCCTACAATGGTCAACCGATTTACCACTATATGGGCTGCTCAACGTTCAGTGAATACACGGTAGTGGCAGAAGTATCATTGGCTAAAATCAATCCTGAAGCCAATCACGAACATGTCTGCTTACTGGGTTGTGGTGTCACAACGGGTATCGGTGCAGTACACAACACAGCTAAAGTACAAGAAGGTGATAGTGTTGCGGTCTTTGGTTTAGGTGGTATTGGTCTGGCAGTCGTACAAGCCGCACGTCAAGCTAAAGCAGGACGTATTATTGTGGTTGACACGAATCCAGATAAATTTGCGCTGGCAAAAGAGTTTGGTGCAACGGACTTCTTAAACCCTAAAGACTACGATAAACCAATCCAGCAAGTCATTGTCGAAATGACTGGTTGGGGTGTAGATCATTCATTTGAATGTATTGGCAACGTGAATGTGATGCGTGCAGCCCTTGAAAGTGCACACCGTGGCTGGGGACAATCCGTAATTATTGGTGTAGCTGGCGCAGGTCAGGAAATCTCTACCCGTCCATTCCAACTGGTTACTGGTCGTAAATGGCTAGGTTCTGCCTTTGGTGGCGTAAAAGGTCGTACGCAACTTCCTGGAATGGTTGAAGATGCCATGAAAGGTAAAATTCAATTAGAACCATTTGTGACACATACGATGGGCTTGGATCAGATCAATAAAGCCTTTGATCTAATGCATGAAGGTAAGTCAATTCGTACTGTAATTCATTACGAATAA
- a CDS encoding zinc-dependent alcohol dehydrogenase family protein → MSFNALQAKTWRFNSIGDTDVLTLETLPVALPAAGEVLIQMKTIGLNRADVMFRRGTYIQKAVFPSRLGYEGAGVVLAIGEGVRQFSPGDAVSILPTDNLAKYGTYADKLLIPETFLVHKPDSLSWEEASSIWMQYLTAWGGVIHAGGVSKGKTILITAASSSVGLAAIQIAEAAGAKVIASTQTIEKKQRLLDLGVKNVIASEDEPDLYEALVLRLGGEHLDVAFDAVGGPHIEQITKAMSVGGTMVMHGALSPEITPFPLKVALRKSLTMRGFLFLEVLHDPVLREQARRFILSSIGAGYLRPVIDRCFNFEDMHDAQRYLESNQQIGKIVVTLDT, encoded by the coding sequence ATGTCATTTAACGCACTTCAGGCCAAGACTTGGCGCTTCAATTCTATTGGAGATACAGATGTTCTAACATTAGAAACACTTCCTGTGGCTTTACCAGCCGCAGGAGAAGTTCTAATCCAGATGAAAACGATCGGACTCAACCGGGCTGATGTGATGTTTCGGCGTGGTACTTATATTCAAAAGGCAGTATTCCCCTCTCGTCTGGGATATGAGGGAGCAGGCGTAGTTCTGGCGATAGGTGAAGGTGTACGCCAATTTTCTCCAGGAGATGCAGTATCGATTCTTCCAACTGACAATCTAGCCAAATATGGGACATATGCGGACAAGCTTCTGATTCCAGAAACTTTTTTAGTTCATAAACCCGATAGTTTAAGCTGGGAAGAAGCTTCTTCAATCTGGATGCAGTATTTGACGGCTTGGGGTGGTGTAATCCATGCTGGTGGCGTTTCGAAAGGAAAAACGATCTTGATCACAGCAGCTTCAAGCAGTGTAGGACTAGCTGCGATACAGATCGCTGAAGCAGCGGGTGCTAAGGTCATTGCAAGTACACAGACGATAGAGAAAAAGCAACGCTTATTAGATCTCGGTGTTAAAAATGTTATAGCCAGTGAAGATGAACCCGATTTGTATGAGGCGCTTGTTTTACGTTTGGGTGGAGAACATCTTGATGTCGCCTTCGATGCTGTAGGAGGACCTCATATTGAACAGATTACCAAAGCGATGTCTGTAGGAGGAACGATGGTTATGCATGGTGCACTTAGCCCTGAGATCACACCATTTCCCCTTAAAGTTGCGTTACGCAAGAGTTTAACTATGCGAGGTTTTTTGTTCCTTGAGGTTCTGCATGACCCTGTTCTAAGGGAGCAAGCCAGACGATTTATTCTGAGCAGTATAGGTGCAGGATATCTTCGTCCAGTGATCGACCGTTGCTTTAACTTTGAGGACATGCATGACGCTCAGCGCTATCTTGAATCAAATCAGCAAATAGGAAAAATTGTAGTTACTCTAGATACGTGA
- a CDS encoding iron-containing alcohol dehydrogenase, giving the protein MLNFNFYNPTRIIFGGDTIAKINDYVPTEAKVLMLFGGESARKNGTLAEVREALGAREIHEFGGIEPNPSYETLMKAVELIREQKIDFLMAVGGGSVIDGTKFIAAAVNYTGDTWEILETHGTKITQALPFASVLTLPATGSEMNSGGVVTRKSTQAKLSFSSPYVFPQFSVLDPNKTFSLPTRQLANGVVDAFVHVMEQYLTYPVNAQVQDRFAEGLLQTLIEIGPKILEDSADYDTRANLMWAASMALNGLIGAGVPQDWSTHLIGHELTALHGIDHARTLAIVLPANLQVRRQEKREKLLQYAARVWQIVEGDEEQRIDTVIARTRAFFEQLGLPTRLSDYGLGETDIEIIITQLKSHNLTQLGERKNVSLEISRQILEASI; this is encoded by the coding sequence ATGCTGAATTTTAACTTTTATAATCCGACCCGCATTATTTTTGGTGGCGATACAATAGCTAAAATCAATGACTATGTACCTACAGAAGCAAAAGTATTAATGTTGTTTGGCGGTGAAAGTGCACGTAAGAATGGTACTTTAGCTGAGGTGCGTGAAGCATTAGGTGCAAGAGAAATTCATGAATTTGGCGGAATTGAGCCGAATCCGAGTTATGAAACCCTTATGAAAGCTGTAGAGCTGATTCGTGAACAAAAGATTGATTTCTTGATGGCTGTCGGTGGTGGATCGGTAATTGATGGTACTAAATTTATTGCAGCAGCAGTCAATTATACAGGGGATACATGGGAGATTTTAGAAACCCATGGTACTAAAATTACTCAAGCTTTGCCTTTTGCGAGTGTTCTCACCCTTCCGGCAACTGGTTCAGAAATGAATAGCGGTGGGGTAGTCACCAGAAAATCGACCCAAGCCAAATTGTCATTTAGCAGCCCCTATGTTTTTCCGCAATTTTCCGTACTGGATCCGAATAAAACTTTTAGCTTGCCAACGCGCCAGTTAGCAAATGGCGTGGTCGATGCATTTGTTCATGTCATGGAACAGTACTTAACTTACCCTGTCAATGCACAAGTACAAGATCGTTTTGCCGAAGGTCTATTGCAAACTCTGATTGAGATTGGACCGAAAATCTTAGAAGATTCAGCAGATTATGACACGCGTGCGAATTTGATGTGGGCTGCTAGCATGGCACTGAATGGGCTAATTGGAGCTGGTGTACCACAAGATTGGTCAACCCATTTGATTGGCCATGAGCTCACGGCTTTACATGGTATTGATCATGCTCGTACCTTGGCCATTGTGTTGCCGGCCAATCTACAAGTGCGTCGTCAAGAGAAGCGAGAAAAATTACTACAGTATGCAGCTCGTGTCTGGCAGATTGTCGAAGGTGATGAAGAACAACGTATTGATACTGTTATTGCTCGTACTCGAGCCTTCTTTGAGCAACTTGGATTGCCGACCCGTCTTAGCGATTATGGACTGGGGGAGACAGATATTGAGATCATCATTACGCAACTTAAATCACACAATCTTACACAGCTAGGCGAACGTAAAAATGTTTCATTAGAGATCAGTCGCCAAATTCTCGAGGCGAGCATCTAA
- a CDS encoding zinc-dependent alcohol dehydrogenase family protein — MNKMMNALILENFGDHEFKRVELPIPQPEAGQVLVRVHASGVNPIDYKIRLGEAPYAMPELPAVLGTDMAGVVTAVGEGVTHFNVGDEVYGLIGGVRGLQGSLAEYVVADADLIALKPRNISMREAAVLPLTFLTAWEGLVDNAKVQPGQTVLVQGGAGGVGYMVVQLAKALDANVWATGRTADQSLISELGATPLDYTTASSDDIIAASPEGQGFNIVYDTVGGPVLDASLSMTTHYGHITSCAAFGHHNLASSSLRCATLSGVFVLMPMLTGNRRAHHGDILKIATRLVEEGKLRPIVDPRHFTLDQAIEAHDAVQDRSANIKVVIDVI, encoded by the coding sequence ATGAATAAGATGATGAATGCTCTTATCCTAGAAAATTTTGGTGATCATGAATTTAAACGTGTAGAACTCCCTATACCTCAACCAGAGGCTGGGCAAGTTCTAGTACGTGTTCATGCTAGTGGTGTAAACCCTATTGATTATAAAATTCGTCTTGGTGAAGCACCATATGCTATGCCAGAGCTTCCTGCCGTGTTGGGAACAGATATGGCTGGGGTTGTAACTGCTGTTGGTGAAGGTGTCACCCACTTCAACGTTGGAGATGAAGTTTACGGTCTGATAGGTGGCGTTCGTGGTCTTCAAGGATCTTTAGCAGAATATGTTGTAGCAGATGCCGATCTGATTGCATTAAAGCCACGCAATATCTCTATGCGCGAGGCAGCAGTACTACCATTAACGTTCCTCACTGCTTGGGAAGGTTTAGTGGATAATGCGAAGGTCCAACCAGGGCAAACTGTACTGGTTCAGGGTGGTGCTGGTGGCGTTGGTTATATGGTTGTTCAGCTTGCAAAAGCACTTGATGCAAATGTTTGGGCGACTGGTCGTACAGCTGATCAATCACTGATTTCAGAACTCGGTGCAACACCTCTCGATTACACAACAGCATCTTCCGATGACATTATTGCTGCAAGCCCTGAGGGTCAAGGTTTTAACATTGTTTACGATACTGTGGGTGGTCCAGTACTCGATGCTTCACTTTCCATGACAACTCACTATGGCCACATTACCAGCTGTGCTGCATTTGGTCATCATAATTTAGCAAGTTCATCTCTACGGTGTGCCACACTGTCTGGCGTATTCGTCCTAATGCCGATGTTAACAGGCAATCGCCGTGCTCATCATGGTGATATCCTTAAGATCGCGACTCGTCTTGTTGAGGAAGGTAAACTGCGTCCTATTGTTGATCCTCGTCATTTTACTCTAGATCAAGCGATTGAGGCTCATGATGCTGTTCAAGATCGCTCTGCCAATATTAAGGTCGTGATTGATGTCATTTAA
- a CDS encoding putative quinol monooxygenase translates to MLKTALYVRLEAKPGKEDEVEAFLKGGLPIVMEEPATVAWFGLRLGPTTFGIFDAFPDEEGRQAHLSGKVAAALMAQAEELFSEPPSIEKVDVLASKLPA, encoded by the coding sequence ATGCTTAAAACAGCTTTATATGTCCGTCTTGAAGCTAAACCAGGTAAAGAAGACGAAGTGGAAGCTTTCCTTAAAGGCGGTTTACCTATTGTAATGGAAGAACCTGCGACAGTTGCGTGGTTTGGCCTACGTCTTGGACCTACAACATTTGGTATTTTTGATGCATTCCCTGATGAGGAAGGTCGCCAAGCACATTTATCTGGCAAGGTTGCAGCTGCGTTGATGGCTCAGGCCGAAGAGCTATTTTCAGAGCCACCGTCTATTGAAAAAGTAGATGTTTTGGCGAGTAAACTACCAGCTTAA
- a CDS encoding metal/formaldehyde-sensitive transcriptional repressor, with translation MPNQVEDKKKILLRVRRIKGQTQAIEKALEDNVECGAILQQICSVRGAINGLMNEMLEVHLKDTLVSGETTEQQRKEELAEIAKILKSYLK, from the coding sequence ATGCCTAATCAGGTTGAAGACAAAAAAAAGATTCTTCTACGCGTCAGAAGGATCAAAGGTCAGACGCAAGCGATTGAAAAAGCGTTAGAAGACAATGTGGAATGTGGTGCAATTCTGCAACAAATATGCTCTGTGCGTGGTGCTATTAATGGTTTAATGAATGAAATGCTGGAGGTTCATTTAAAGGACACTTTAGTATCAGGTGAAACCACAGAACAACAACGAAAAGAAGAATTGGCTGAAATCGCCAAGATTCTAAAATCATATTTAAAATAG
- a CDS encoding LysR family transcriptional regulator: MHNKLEMMRIFCVAAESRNFKEAATQLGISPQAVTRAIKELEEQRGEILFYRSTRQIKITADGERLAKQARFAVGSIDALFVKDTKEKRDEMRGTVRLTVSSVLGRKLVVPALAEFAKRYPDIVVDCVLTDSHSDVIDERIDIGIRFGFLPDNRYVARELAKVNFYSVGTPKLIDKVGMPKKIIDLDKYPLTALIDHKTGRYWPWTFTESRSFTPSKPRFITDDLEAEFQAILAGVGFGHMPGFLVLPWLRSGKLIQILHEETSPVWRLYLYRPQRGPTPLRIRALFDYLAEVLGRIET, encoded by the coding sequence ATGCATAACAAATTGGAAATGATGCGTATCTTTTGTGTCGCAGCAGAGTCTCGAAATTTTAAAGAGGCAGCAACTCAGCTGGGTATTTCCCCACAGGCAGTGACACGGGCAATAAAAGAGCTAGAAGAGCAGCGCGGAGAGATTCTGTTCTACAGGAGTACTCGACAAATTAAAATTACCGCTGATGGAGAGCGTCTGGCAAAGCAAGCACGTTTTGCGGTGGGATCGATCGATGCTTTGTTTGTAAAAGACACCAAGGAAAAACGAGATGAAATGCGTGGGACTGTCCGTCTTACTGTGTCGTCTGTGTTAGGGCGTAAATTGGTAGTACCTGCACTAGCAGAATTTGCCAAACGTTATCCAGATATTGTCGTGGATTGTGTGCTAACAGATTCACACTCGGATGTGATCGATGAGCGAATAGATATCGGGATCAGATTTGGATTTTTGCCGGACAATCGATATGTGGCAAGGGAATTGGCTAAAGTGAACTTTTATTCTGTGGGTACGCCAAAGTTAATTGATAAGGTTGGAATGCCTAAAAAAATTATTGACCTAGATAAATACCCTCTAACAGCATTAATCGATCATAAAACAGGACGTTACTGGCCATGGACATTCACCGAAAGTCGAAGCTTCACGCCATCAAAGCCCCGTTTTATTACAGATGATCTAGAAGCTGAATTTCAAGCGATTCTCGCTGGAGTCGGATTCGGACACATGCCTGGATTTCTAGTTTTGCCGTGGCTTAGGAGTGGTAAGCTCATTCAGATACTTCATGAGGAAACCTCTCCTGTTTGGCGCCTGTATTTATATCGTCCACAGCGGGGCCCGACACCTTTGCGAATCCGAGCATTGTTTGATTACTTAGCGGAAGTGTTGGGCCGTATAGAAACCTGA